The following proteins are encoded in a genomic region of Fervidobacterium pennivorans DSM 9078:
- a CDS encoding hydroxyacid dehydrogenase: MRIHINDPLDKQATERLKSVPGVELTSEHLEKEELLKIMPEIEVLIVRSATKVTADIIEAGTKLKIIGRAGTGLDNIDVKAAEAKGIKVINTPGANSISVAELTIGLMIACSRHIARGTIDLKNGKWTKKELEGHELFGRTVGIIGFGNIGREVAKRLLAFDMKILAYDPFVKETDMNVKMVDLDTLYKESDYITIHVPLTPETKNLINKETFSKMKDGVIIINAARGGIIDEAALYEALVNGKVYAAGLDVFEVEPPTDELRQKLLALPNVVATPHIGASTFEAQERVGMLLVERLIKEIA; encoded by the coding sequence ATGAGGATTCACATTAATGACCCTCTTGACAAACAAGCCACCGAGAGACTGAAAAGCGTTCCTGGAGTAGAACTAACATCTGAACACTTGGAAAAGGAAGAACTCCTAAAAATTATGCCAGAAATAGAAGTGCTAATCGTTAGAAGCGCTACTAAGGTAACGGCGGACATCATTGAGGCAGGTACAAAGCTTAAAATCATTGGACGAGCTGGCACCGGTTTGGACAACATCGACGTAAAGGCAGCGGAAGCAAAAGGAATAAAAGTCATTAATACACCAGGTGCAAACAGCATATCCGTAGCAGAACTAACAATTGGACTAATGATAGCTTGTTCCAGGCACATCGCACGTGGAACTATCGACCTTAAGAACGGAAAATGGACAAAAAAAGAACTTGAAGGTCACGAACTTTTTGGAAGGACTGTTGGTATAATCGGATTTGGTAACATAGGCCGTGAAGTTGCAAAAAGGTTACTCGCCTTTGATATGAAAATCTTAGCTTATGACCCGTTTGTAAAAGAAACTGACATGAACGTTAAGATGGTTGATTTGGACACACTCTACAAAGAAAGTGACTACATAACAATACACGTACCACTTACACCAGAAACAAAGAACCTTATAAACAAAGAGACCTTCTCAAAAATGAAAGATGGAGTCATAATAATTAACGCAGCAAGAGGCGGCATTATTGATGAAGCAGCGTTATACGAAGCTTTGGTAAACGGCAAGGTCTACGCTGCCGGGCTCGATGTCTTCGAAGTTGAGCCACCAACAGACGAACTAAGACAAAAGTTACTCGCCCTACCAAATGTCGTTGCGACACCTCACATAGGTGCATCCACATTCGAGGCACAAGAAAGAGTTGGAATGTTACTTGTTGAAAGACTTATAAAAGAAATTGCGTAA
- a CDS encoding pyridoxal-phosphate-dependent aminotransferase family protein, whose product MIRKYLLLSPGPTPVPQEILLEGAKETIHHRTPEFVKLLEETLELTKYVFQTKHPVYVLTSSGTGALETAVVNLVNPGEKAIIVNAGKFGERWVEIAKAYGVNVVEIKLPWGKAVTPEMIEKAMKENPDAKVIFTTYSETSTGTVIDLENIAKLTKDTDVVLVTDAVSGLLAEPLKMDEWGVDVVVSGSQKGWMLPPGLAFIAINDKAYAKVEKCTNSRYYFDLRKYKKSSPDNPWTTAVNLIYMLNKAVKMLKEEGIENVWARHALYGEATRAAVKALGLTFFSERPGNVLTAVNSPKGIPSSKLTKLMRDKYGVTIAAGQEPMKDEIFRISHLGYLTPFDIITGITALEFALNEMGYKVEIGKGVVAAEEVLFKGLVK is encoded by the coding sequence GTGATAAGAAAGTACTTGTTACTATCACCCGGTCCAACACCAGTTCCTCAGGAAATACTACTTGAGGGTGCTAAAGAAACTATTCACCACAGGACGCCAGAATTCGTTAAATTATTAGAAGAAACACTTGAACTCACAAAATACGTCTTTCAGACAAAGCACCCAGTTTACGTATTAACATCATCGGGAACCGGTGCTTTGGAAACAGCTGTTGTTAACCTGGTTAACCCCGGCGAGAAGGCTATAATTGTAAACGCTGGTAAATTTGGCGAAAGATGGGTTGAAATCGCAAAAGCCTACGGTGTGAACGTTGTTGAAATCAAACTCCCCTGGGGTAAGGCTGTCACACCAGAAATGATTGAAAAGGCAATGAAAGAAAACCCAGATGCAAAAGTTATATTCACAACATACAGTGAAACTTCGACAGGAACAGTTATTGACTTAGAAAACATTGCAAAATTGACAAAAGATACAGACGTTGTCCTCGTAACAGATGCGGTCAGTGGTCTTTTGGCAGAACCTTTGAAGATGGATGAATGGGGAGTCGACGTTGTAGTTAGCGGTTCGCAAAAAGGTTGGATGTTGCCTCCAGGGCTTGCATTTATAGCTATTAACGATAAGGCATATGCAAAGGTTGAAAAATGCACAAACAGTAGGTATTACTTCGACCTTAGAAAATACAAAAAGAGCTCTCCAGATAACCCATGGACAACAGCAGTTAATTTGATTTACATGCTGAACAAAGCCGTTAAGATGCTCAAAGAAGAAGGTATTGAAAACGTGTGGGCAAGACACGCACTCTATGGAGAAGCAACAAGAGCTGCTGTTAAGGCTTTAGGCTTAACATTCTTCTCTGAAAGACCGGGTAACGTTTTAACTGCTGTTAACTCACCAAAAGGCATCCCATCAAGTAAACTGACAAAACTCATGAGGGACAAATACGGTGTTACAATAGCAGCAGGACAGGAACCTATGAAAGATGAGATATTTAGAATTTCCCATCTTGGTTACCTTACACCATTTGACATCATTACAGGTATCACGGCTCTTGAATTCGCACTTAACGAAATGGGATACAAAGTTGAAATTGGAAAAGGCGTCGTAGCGGCTGAAGAAGTACTTTTCAAAGGGCTGGTGAAATAA
- a CDS encoding PLP-dependent aminotransferase family protein, with product MKLESKLSEVGMNLKSSLIRELLKYASVPGSISFGGGVPDPNTFPRHELAEIAKEVIEKEYAYTLQYNTTEGDDELAKQMIKLLERVYGITGLDRSNLLFTTGSQQALDLLARVLLDRDSICFVEFPVYLGAASAFRMTFTKFETIPLLDDGMDVDYLERKLKELDQAGKLKHVKFIYTVPNFHNPAGVTMSLEKRKRLIEIAERYDIPILEDDPYGLLRFEGEHLPSLYKLAGPDRVILLNTFSKILTPGLRIGVIVGHADIVRKATLAKQAADLCSPSLNQRMAARFLERYDLLEYLKPGIELYRKKKDTMIKALEENFSDIKGAKWVNPQGGLFVWFTLPEGYDTMEMFDIAKEKKIYYIPGQAFTIDDSKSSSMRLSFCLPPEEKIIEGVKRLKEVVVEYGKKKGLI from the coding sequence ATGAAATTAGAGAGCAAACTGTCAGAAGTTGGTATGAACCTAAAGTCTTCTTTGATTAGAGAATTGCTCAAATACGCTTCCGTGCCGGGTTCGATATCATTTGGAGGTGGAGTACCGGATCCCAACACATTCCCACGTCACGAGCTAGCAGAGATTGCAAAAGAAGTTATAGAAAAAGAATATGCGTACACTCTCCAATACAATACTACTGAAGGTGACGACGAACTTGCCAAACAAATGATAAAGCTCCTTGAAAGGGTTTATGGAATAACAGGTCTTGATAGATCTAATTTACTTTTCACCACAGGTTCGCAGCAAGCCCTCGACCTTCTTGCCAGAGTCCTACTTGACAGAGATAGCATATGCTTTGTTGAGTTCCCTGTCTACCTTGGCGCAGCGAGTGCGTTCAGAATGACCTTTACAAAGTTTGAGACCATCCCTCTACTAGACGATGGTATGGATGTTGATTATTTGGAGAGAAAACTAAAGGAACTTGACCAAGCTGGAAAGTTAAAGCATGTGAAATTCATATACACCGTTCCAAACTTCCACAATCCTGCCGGTGTTACAATGAGTCTGGAAAAGAGGAAAAGATTGATAGAGATAGCCGAAAGATACGATATTCCTATCCTTGAAGACGACCCGTACGGTCTTCTCAGATTTGAAGGCGAACACTTACCCTCTTTATATAAACTAGCTGGGCCAGATAGGGTAATTCTGTTGAACACATTTAGCAAAATTCTCACGCCTGGTTTGAGAATAGGAGTAATAGTAGGTCATGCGGATATCGTTAGAAAAGCAACTCTTGCAAAACAGGCAGCTGATTTGTGTAGCCCGAGCTTGAATCAGAGGATGGCCGCAAGATTCTTGGAAAGGTACGACTTGCTTGAATACCTGAAGCCAGGAATTGAACTGTATAGGAAGAAAAAAGACACAATGATAAAAGCACTCGAAGAGAATTTCTCAGATATAAAGGGAGCGAAGTGGGTCAATCCGCAAGGAGGTCTGTTTGTTTGGTTCACGCTTCCTGAAGGTTACGACACCATGGAAATGTTTGATATAGCAAAAGAAAAGAAGATTTATTACATCCCAGGGCAAGCTTTCACAATAGACGACAGTAAGAGTTCTTCGATGAGACTTTCGTTCTGCTTACCACCAGAAGAAAAAATAATTGAGGGAGTCAAAAGACTTAAGGAAGTTGTTGTAGAGTACGGAAAGAAGAAAGGGTTGATTTGA
- the buk gene encoding butyrate kinase gives MRILVINPGATSTKVAVFEDKQKILQETLQHSVEELDKYPTIMDQKEMRANAVEGFLKRHNLTIDQFDAIAARGGILPPVESGTYIVDENMVNYLINKTKVQHASNLAAVIGYELSKRASRTIPVYITDPVSVDEMIPEARLSGIKDIERKSLSHISNMRAVGIRIAEELGKSFYELNMVIAHLGSGISVAPFEKGRMIDVNNANDEGPFSVERTGELPVGDVVKLCYSGQYTKEQLKKMFVGKGGLVAYLGTNDLREAFKMAENDPKALEVIEAMAYQIAQEIGAMCVVLKGKVDAIVLTGGMAYSERFVDMIKSYVFKFAPIFVVPGEMEMEALAYGALRVLTGVEEPKVWKPQEV, from the coding sequence ATGAGAATTTTGGTTATTAACCCTGGAGCAACAAGTACAAAAGTTGCTGTTTTTGAAGATAAGCAGAAGATTCTTCAAGAGACACTTCAGCACAGTGTTGAAGAGCTGGATAAATATCCGACAATAATGGATCAAAAAGAAATGAGAGCGAATGCAGTCGAAGGATTTTTAAAAAGGCACAACTTAACAATTGACCAATTTGATGCTATAGCTGCTCGTGGTGGAATACTACCACCAGTTGAAAGTGGGACTTATATCGTTGATGAAAACATGGTGAATTATTTAATAAATAAGACAAAAGTTCAACATGCATCAAATTTGGCAGCGGTCATTGGTTATGAACTATCCAAAAGAGCATCAAGAACCATTCCAGTTTACATTACCGACCCAGTAAGTGTTGATGAAATGATTCCAGAGGCAAGGTTATCCGGGATAAAGGACATCGAGAGAAAAAGTCTTTCACACATATCGAACATGCGAGCTGTTGGAATACGAATTGCTGAAGAATTGGGTAAGAGCTTTTACGAATTGAATATGGTCATTGCTCACCTTGGAAGTGGTATTTCAGTTGCACCGTTTGAAAAAGGAAGGATGATAGATGTAAATAACGCCAACGACGAAGGTCCGTTTAGTGTTGAAAGGACTGGTGAGTTGCCTGTTGGAGATGTTGTTAAATTATGCTATTCGGGTCAATATACGAAGGAGCAATTGAAAAAGATGTTTGTCGGTAAGGGAGGGCTTGTTGCTTATCTTGGCACCAACGATTTAAGGGAAGCGTTCAAAATGGCAGAAAACGACCCGAAAGCGTTAGAAGTGATAGAAGCTATGGCTTACCAGATTGCACAAGAAATAGGTGCCATGTGTGTTGTTTTAAAAGGTAAGGTGGATGCGATTGTTCTTACGGGTGGTATGGCTTATAGCGAAAGGTTTGTCGATATGATAAAATCCTACGTTTTCAAATTTGCCCCTATCTTTGTAGTGCCTGGTGAGATGGAGATGGAGGCTCTTGCCTACGGAGCTTTGCGCGTTCTTACCGGTGTTGAAGAACCCAAAGTATGGAAACCTCAGGAGGTGTAA
- a CDS encoding bifunctional enoyl-CoA hydratase/phosphate acetyltransferase, which yields MKKLQELLDKAKSVGKKVVAVAAADDDVVLRAIDMAKKEGIVNALLFGDAQKIEVAAEKAGLDIKDFEIVDSKNPADDAVKAVVDGKAHFVMKGNIKTGDLMKAVLKDEYNLKTGRTMSLVSIFETPLYHKLLIVTDAGMTIAPDLEQKVHLIENAVLVAKKAVGVEKPKVAILGAIEVVNPKMEATIHAALLSKMNERGQIKNCVVDGPFALDNAVSKEAAEHKGIVSPVAGDADILIMPDIEAGNIFYKAMVFLAGAKVASAIIGAKCPVALTSRADSDETKLLSLALTCLMSE from the coding sequence ATGAAGAAACTCCAAGAACTTTTAGATAAAGCTAAGAGTGTAGGTAAAAAAGTGGTTGCCGTTGCAGCGGCAGATGATGATGTTGTTTTGAGAGCCATCGATATGGCAAAGAAAGAAGGAATTGTTAATGCCTTGTTATTTGGGGATGCTCAAAAGATAGAAGTTGCTGCTGAAAAAGCAGGTTTAGATATCAAAGATTTTGAGATAGTCGATTCAAAAAATCCTGCAGATGACGCTGTAAAAGCAGTTGTGGATGGCAAAGCGCATTTTGTTATGAAAGGGAACATAAAAACCGGAGATTTAATGAAGGCTGTTTTGAAAGATGAGTATAATCTGAAAACAGGAAGAACAATGTCACTTGTTAGTATTTTCGAAACACCGCTCTATCATAAATTGCTTATCGTTACAGACGCAGGAATGACCATAGCTCCTGATTTGGAACAGAAGGTTCATCTTATCGAAAACGCAGTTCTTGTTGCTAAGAAAGCCGTTGGTGTGGAAAAACCGAAGGTAGCAATTTTGGGCGCTATTGAAGTTGTCAACCCAAAGATGGAAGCAACAATACATGCGGCCTTACTTTCAAAGATGAATGAGAGAGGGCAAATCAAAAACTGTGTAGTCGATGGTCCTTTTGCGTTAGACAACGCAGTATCAAAAGAGGCAGCGGAGCACAAGGGTATAGTTAGTCCTGTTGCAGGTGATGCCGATATACTGATTATGCCAGATATCGAGGCTGGAAACATCTTCTATAAAGCTATGGTTTTTCTTGCAGGTGCAAAGGTTGCTTCAGCAATAATTGGTGCTAAATGTCCTGTTGCACTCACCTCAAGAGCAGATAGTGATGAAACAAAGCTTTTATCATTAGCATTAACGTGCTTGATGAGCGAATAA
- the buk gene encoding butyrate kinase: MKILVINPGSTSTKVAVFEDEQMIASKTLRHSPEELAPFHKLTDQFEFRARIVENFLNEIGIKPEELSAVVGRGGLLDPIPGGTYKVTEDMLEVLREAKNGEHASNLGALIAYEFTKQYGIPSFIVDPVVVDEMEPLARYTGHPMFRRKSIFHALNQKATARNAAAQLGKKYEEVNLIVVHMGGGISIGAHRKGKVVNVNNALDGDGPFTPERSGTLPLTQLIDLCYSGKYTFEQMKKKIKGAGGMVDYLGTNDAMVVQERIRKGDKEAELVYKAMAYQIAKWIGRMAAVLKGEVDAIVLTGGLAYDKEFMVKWLTEYTSFIAPILVFPGGDEERALAMGALRVLRGVEEAKIYWENVLQH; the protein is encoded by the coding sequence ATGAAAATATTGGTTATAAACCCGGGTTCTACAAGTACAAAAGTTGCAGTTTTTGAAGACGAGCAAATGATAGCTTCAAAGACTTTGAGGCATTCGCCAGAAGAATTGGCACCGTTTCATAAATTGACCGACCAATTTGAATTTCGTGCAAGAATTGTGGAGAATTTCCTTAATGAAATAGGAATAAAACCAGAAGAGTTATCTGCTGTTGTTGGTCGTGGAGGGCTTCTGGACCCGATCCCTGGCGGTACCTACAAGGTAACGGAAGATATGCTTGAGGTGCTAAGAGAGGCGAAAAATGGAGAACACGCTTCAAATTTGGGTGCACTTATAGCCTACGAATTCACTAAGCAGTACGGGATACCTTCTTTTATTGTAGACCCTGTTGTAGTCGATGAAATGGAACCACTGGCAAGATATACTGGTCATCCTATGTTTAGAAGAAAATCTATCTTTCATGCGCTTAATCAAAAAGCAACTGCCAGAAATGCTGCAGCACAGCTTGGGAAAAAATATGAAGAAGTCAATCTTATCGTTGTGCACATGGGTGGAGGTATTTCTATAGGTGCACATAGAAAAGGTAAAGTGGTTAACGTAAATAATGCGTTGGATGGGGATGGACCATTCACACCAGAAAGAAGTGGTACCTTACCTTTGACACAGTTAATTGACCTGTGCTACAGCGGGAAATATACTTTTGAGCAAATGAAGAAGAAAATTAAAGGCGCAGGTGGAATGGTGGATTACCTAGGGACAAACGATGCGATGGTTGTACAGGAAAGAATCAGAAAGGGTGACAAAGAAGCTGAACTTGTCTATAAAGCTATGGCTTATCAGATAGCTAAATGGATTGGAAGGATGGCAGCTGTTCTCAAAGGTGAAGTGGACGCAATAGTTCTGACAGGTGGCTTAGCATACGACAAAGAGTTCATGGTGAAATGGCTTACAGAATACACAAGTTTTATAGCACCAATCCTCGTTTTTCCAGGTGGGGATGAGGAAAGGGCACTTGCGATGGGAGCACTTAGGGTTTTGAGAGGCGTTGAAGAAGCCAAAATATACTGGGAAAATGTTTTGCAGCATTAA
- a CDS encoding cobyric acid synthase CobQ translates to MAKNYAFIGLFGSGKTEVAINWALKLKEEHEKVAIIDGDIISPYFRTRDIAEELERVGLVTVYPKGALRNADLPIITGAAIGYLLNPEFKTVVDVGGEENGVVVLGYLKPYLGDAEISMVVNIARPFSSTVDGIIRAYEQLRRIARVEVDYLINNANLSYETTPDIIRKGEEILSKVSEIIEVPVKWTVVPDFIEEDDFKYPVFKIHRFMKMEL, encoded by the coding sequence ATGGCAAAGAATTACGCATTTATCGGTTTGTTTGGTAGTGGGAAGACCGAGGTAGCAATCAACTGGGCTTTAAAACTGAAAGAAGAGCATGAAAAAGTTGCGATTATAGATGGTGATATTATCTCTCCATATTTCAGAACAAGAGATATTGCAGAAGAGCTTGAAAGGGTAGGATTAGTGACAGTTTATCCAAAAGGAGCATTGAGGAACGCAGATTTACCAATTATCACAGGTGCTGCAATTGGCTACCTTTTAAATCCTGAGTTCAAAACAGTTGTAGATGTTGGCGGAGAAGAAAACGGTGTTGTTGTGCTTGGTTATTTGAAGCCTTACCTTGGTGACGCAGAAATAAGCATGGTTGTAAACATTGCAAGACCATTTTCTTCAACAGTTGATGGGATAATCAGAGCATACGAACAATTGAGAAGGATTGCAAGGGTTGAGGTAGATTATCTAATTAACAACGCAAATTTGTCATACGAAACCACACCAGATATTATAAGAAAAGGAGAGGAAATACTTTCCAAAGTTTCTGAAATTATCGAAGTTCCAGTGAAATGGACAGTTGTTCCAGATTTTATCGAAGAAGATGACTTCAAGTACCCTGTATTTAAGATTCATCGTTTCATGAAGATGGAACTATAA
- a CDS encoding 4Fe-4S dicluster domain-containing protein has product MPKVRGKIEIDQERCKGCGLCISVCPTKVIEFSESFNSKGYHPAEAKHVEKCIACGFCYNMCPDVCITVYREVESA; this is encoded by the coding sequence ATGCCAAAGGTCAGAGGAAAGATAGAGATTGATCAAGAAAGATGCAAAGGTTGTGGCTTGTGTATAAGCGTTTGTCCAACGAAGGTTATTGAGTTTAGCGAATCTTTTAATTCTAAAGGTTACCACCCGGCGGAAGCCAAGCACGTTGAAAAATGCATTGCCTGTGGTTTTTGTTACAATATGTGTCCTGATGTTTGTATAACAGTTTACCGAGAAGTAGAAAGTGCTTAA
- a CDS encoding 3-methyl-2-oxobutanoate dehydrogenase subunit VorB → MSERVMVKGTEAIGEAAIRAGCRLFFGYPITPQNELPEYMSKRMPEVGGTFLQTESEVATINMVYGAACTGTRVMTSTSSPGFSLMQEGISYMACAQLPAVLVNVVRGGPGLGDIQPSQGDYWQATKGGGHGDYKLIVLAPSTVQEAVDLTYLAFDLADEYRNPVLIIADGVIGQMMEPVTFPEFRDLNTLPKHESWALTGANGREKHIVVSFDIDPYVLEKMNLELVEKYKKIEAKEKRWEEYKLDDAEVVITAFGTVARIAKSVVEQARKEGIKVGLFRPITLWPFPYERLEEVSKGKKLIFDVEMNMGQMLEDVRLAVKDHAPVEYYGRLGGVVPTPDEILQALKSKLGR, encoded by the coding sequence ATGAGCGAAAGAGTTATGGTAAAAGGAACGGAAGCGATTGGTGAAGCAGCGATACGTGCAGGTTGTCGTTTGTTTTTTGGTTACCCAATAACACCTCAGAATGAACTACCTGAATATATGTCAAAAAGAATGCCAGAAGTTGGTGGAACTTTCTTACAAACAGAAAGCGAAGTTGCAACAATTAACATGGTCTATGGTGCAGCATGTACGGGCACAAGAGTTATGACATCTACATCTTCTCCAGGTTTTAGCTTGATGCAGGAAGGAATTTCTTACATGGCATGTGCACAGTTACCAGCGGTTCTCGTCAATGTTGTGCGTGGTGGACCTGGACTTGGAGATATCCAACCTTCACAGGGAGACTATTGGCAAGCGACAAAAGGCGGGGGGCACGGAGATTATAAACTTATTGTTCTTGCGCCGTCAACAGTGCAGGAAGCAGTTGACCTGACATATCTTGCGTTTGACCTTGCCGACGAGTATAGAAATCCTGTGTTGATAATTGCCGATGGTGTTATTGGTCAGATGATGGAACCTGTAACATTCCCCGAATTTAGGGATTTGAATACGTTACCTAAGCACGAAAGTTGGGCATTGACAGGTGCCAATGGGAGAGAAAAACACATAGTTGTATCGTTCGATATTGATCCATATGTGTTGGAAAAGATGAACCTTGAGCTTGTTGAAAAATACAAAAAAATTGAGGCGAAAGAGAAACGTTGGGAAGAATATAAGCTAGATGATGCTGAAGTGGTCATTACTGCATTTGGAACGGTAGCAAGAATTGCTAAAAGCGTTGTCGAACAAGCAAGGAAGGAAGGTATCAAAGTAGGCTTATTTAGACCAATAACACTTTGGCCGTTCCCATATGAGCGACTTGAAGAGGTTTCAAAAGGTAAGAAATTGATTTTCGATGTTGAGATGAACATGGGGCAGATGTTGGAAGATGTGAGGCTTGCTGTAAAAGACCACGCGCCAGTTGAATACTACGGAAGGCTAGGAGGAGTTGTACCAACACCTGACGAAATACTCCAAGCATTAAAATCTAAGCTCGGGAGGTAA
- a CDS encoding thiamine pyrophosphate-dependent enzyme, translated as MAFEVILKKPEALTEREFTYCPGCTHGIIHRLVAEVIDELGIREKTIAVAPIGCSVFAYQFFNTDATVAAHGRAPAVATGMKRARPDLYVFTYQGDGDLAAIGTAEIVHAANRGEKITTIFVNNAIYGMTGGQMAPTTLLGMKTTTTPYGRSAENDGYPLHVAEIIKEARGVAFLARTKVNTPQDVVKTKKAIKKAFLAQIKGLGFGMVEVLSTCPTNWGIDPVSALKWLEQHMVPEYPLGVFVDKVGDEQ; from the coding sequence ATGGCATTTGAAGTTATATTGAAAAAACCGGAAGCATTAACTGAAAGGGAATTTACATATTGCCCAGGGTGTACACATGGAATAATCCATAGATTAGTTGCAGAAGTCATTGATGAGCTTGGCATAAGAGAAAAGACTATCGCTGTAGCTCCCATCGGATGTTCGGTCTTTGCGTATCAATTTTTCAACACAGATGCAACCGTTGCAGCGCACGGAAGAGCACCTGCAGTTGCTACTGGTATGAAAAGAGCAAGACCGGACCTTTACGTATTCACATATCAGGGGGATGGAGACCTCGCAGCTATAGGAACTGCGGAAATAGTTCATGCGGCGAACAGAGGTGAAAAGATTACAACTATCTTTGTAAACAACGCAATCTACGGAATGACGGGTGGCCAGATGGCTCCTACCACACTGTTGGGTATGAAAACAACGACAACACCATATGGTAGAAGTGCAGAAAACGATGGTTATCCACTACACGTTGCTGAAATCATAAAAGAAGCACGCGGTGTTGCATTCTTGGCTAGAACGAAAGTTAATACACCTCAGGATGTTGTAAAAACAAAGAAAGCAATAAAGAAGGCATTCTTGGCTCAAATAAAAGGTTTGGGCTTTGGAATGGTGGAAGTACTATCTACATGTCCGACAAACTGGGGTATTGACCCTGTTTCGGCACTCAAATGGTTGGAACAACATATGGTTCCGGAATATCCACTTGGAGTATTTGTTGATAAGGTAGGGGATGAACAATGA
- a CDS encoding 2-oxoacid:acceptor oxidoreductase family protein, which yields MTTRMIFAGFGGQGVMLMGQIISLAGMLQGKNVTWMPSYGPEMRGGTANCTVVISDEPVASPVTTKAEIIVAMNIPSLLKFEPAVTENGYLFINQSVVDREPTRKDIHVVKVPCNEIADELGNLKVANMVMLGAVVGATNVVDVDNVFKALEKKLAGGKATLIEVNKQAILKGIEIAKSQL from the coding sequence ATGACAACAAGGATGATATTTGCCGGTTTTGGTGGACAAGGCGTTATGTTGATGGGGCAAATCATATCCTTAGCGGGAATGTTACAAGGTAAGAACGTTACTTGGATGCCATCGTACGGACCTGAGATGAGGGGAGGAACTGCGAATTGTACCGTTGTTATAAGTGATGAACCAGTTGCCTCACCTGTAACAACAAAAGCAGAGATTATAGTTGCAATGAACATACCCTCGCTTCTGAAATTTGAACCTGCTGTTACAGAAAACGGATATCTTTTCATTAATCAGTCGGTTGTGGACAGGGAACCTACCAGAAAGGACATACACGTTGTAAAAGTACCTTGTAACGAAATTGCTGATGAATTAGGAAATTTGAAAGTCGCAAACATGGTTATGCTGGGTGCCGTTGTTGGAGCAACGAATGTCGTTGATGTTGATAATGTCTTCAAAGCTCTTGAGAAGAAACTTGCCGGAGGAAAAGCTACACTTATTGAGGTTAATAAGCAAGCGATTTTAAAAGGTATTGAGATAGCAAAAAGCCAACTCTAA